In the genome of Pseudodesulfovibrio sp. JC047, the window TCGTCGACGTTCAGGTCGAACTCACGGTTCACCGTCTCGATCAACTTGTCCTTGTTCAGTTTCTTCAGGGCGGCGAGGGTGACTTCATCGTCGCCGGAATCGCCGTCGGTAGCCTTGGCCTTGCCCAGGCGGATCAGTTTGCGACCTTCATGGTCTTCCACTTCGAGGATGTCGCCAGGGAAGCGGTCTTCGTTCTTGACCGGGGTGGCGTTGATGATTTCGATTTTCATGTTGTATACTCCGTGGCTTGGGGAGGACTCGACGAGTCCTCCCCGTGGCCGGTTGTGCGGTTAGGAGGTCAGGGCATCCTTCATGGCAGAGAAAGATTCTTCGTGACGGAGGCCGATGTCGCAAAGGTTGAAACTGGTAACCTCGACGAGAGCCTGCTTTTTCTTGGAGAAGGGATCGGCAATAATTTCGATCACACCCCATTCACCGATCATCAGGTCGGCCCAGTTACCGAAGATGATAGCGGAGCAAATGGCGTTCGCCGTGCCCTTGGTCAGGTTGCCGGGCACCTGGTTGGAAGCCATCGAACGATAGCCGTTCAGCATACCGGCACCGAGTTCCTTGCCGTCCTGCCAGATAAACTGGCCGGTATTGGAAGCCTTTTCGGTGGTCTTAAGCTTGCCGCGAACCTTGGCGTTCGTCAGGTAGCCGAGGTTACCGATGTCGGCGTTGCCAGCGGCAACAGCGGTTTCCAGGCCGACAATATCGGTCCATTCGGGAGCCGCGCCGTTGTCACCGCCCACAACCAGGCCGATGCCGGTGGTGTTCAGGATACCGCGAGGCTCGAAGCCAGTGCCGCTGCCTGCGATAGCAGCGAGGTCCATACCGAGGGCGTTGATCGTGGCGAGATCGTTACGAACGAACATTTCCACGTCGAGGGAACCCTGTGCGAGCATCTGGCGGGTGTAGGCCGTGGTTGCCATCGCGGACTTGGGCATCATGGTAAGCATGTCGAACGAGGCTTCGCTGTCGTTCTGATCGGAACCGGGATTTTCGCCGACCCATTCGAGTTGTGCGCTTCCGGTCTGCTTGGGGAAAGCGAGATTGCCTTCGAGTCCGCCCAGGACAGTCGCGCCAAGCTGTTTGACGCACATGCGATTGCGGAGCAGTTCGATCAGGGGCATGTGTTCGGTAGCGACCAGGTGCCCGCCTTCGGCTCCGGTGCCGGTGTTCAGCGGTGCGCGAGCCTGGAACATTTCCGGAGTGAAGCGCAGGGAGGTTGGGACGAAGATACCCGAGGTTTCACGTCCGAGCTTCTTGGCGATGTCGTTGGAGATTTCACGCTCGAAACCGGACTGATCGCCGTTCAGGGATGCAGAGATCGCACGCAGAACGGAGTAATCACGGTTTTCGTTATTGGTGAGTTCCGGAGCAACGGGCTGGATGGAACGGGGCTTGCCCATCTTTGCCAAGACGTCGGCGCGGAACTCGTCGACGGACTTATCGCCGTTGATGGCCTCGGTTGCGAGATCGCGCATCTGGAACTGTTCACCGATAGCGGTGATCTCACGAATGCGTGCGCCCTCTTCGCGCCGAGCCTCTTCGCGGGCTGCGTTAACATCGACCGCAGGGACGACGGGATCGGTACTGACATTAGTGCCGGTCGGCTGCTTGGGGGTCTTTTTTTCCATTGTTCTGACTCCTTCAATGGTAATTTTGTTGGTTTCGCCGTCGTAGTCTCTGCCGACTCCGACGGAAGTATCGGCAGGCACCGACACGATGGAGATTTCGTATGGCTGCCAATCGGTCGCCCGGTAGGTTTCGGTGTCGTCGTCGGTCTTTTCCAGGATCATCTTGAAAATGCGGTATCCGACACTGACCAAAGAGCGGATTCCGTCTTTCACATCCTGGTAGATTTCCTCGGCACGTTCGCTTTTCCCAAAGCGCACGACGGCCCGCCCCTTGCGGTCCGCCCCGATTTCCACCGACTCGACAACGCCAACCTGATCCCGGCGGTCATGGTCCATCAAAATCGCACCGCCGTTGCGCAGACGGTCAAGGCGGACGCTTCCGAGGGAGTGGTCCAGGACTTCAAGCCCGAACCATCGCTCGACAGGTTCCTCGGAGGAAAAAGACAGTTCGACAGTCCTTTCCTCGTCGTTCACCGCCTCGCGCTTCAGGCCGAACTCACGAAACAGCGGCGTGGACTCAATCGTCTTTGTCGCTTTCTTTTTCTTCGACACTGCTTTCCTCCTCTTTCTGAGGGTTTGCGGTTGCCAGGGTCACGCCCTTGCTTTTGGCGTATTCCTGTGCCTCTGCCATTTCGTCGACCATTTCATAAAAATCCCGGCCCTGTTCGGTGCAAACCTGCTGATAGGAATGGGTAAGCCCTAGGCTCTCTTTTTTGGCCTTGGTGTCTTTGGCCGGGTCGACCCAATCCCATCCCCGAGGCTGGAAAAACGGAGCATTGAACTTGTCGAATTTCGTAAAAGGAAGCCGAACGACTCCCTTGAGAAAGGCCATGCGCAACCAGCGAGAATAAACCTCGCTATGCAAATCCTCGACAAGCCATTGCTGCAATGTTTTG includes:
- a CDS encoding phage major capsid protein, translating into MSKKKKATKTIESTPLFREFGLKREAVNDEERTVELSFSSEEPVERWFGLEVLDHSLGSVRLDRLRNGGAILMDHDRRDQVGVVESVEIGADRKGRAVVRFGKSERAEEIYQDVKDGIRSLVSVGYRIFKMILEKTDDDTETYRATDWQPYEISIVSVPADTSVGVGRDYDGETNKITIEGVRTMEKKTPKQPTGTNVSTDPVVPAVDVNAAREEARREEGARIREITAIGEQFQMRDLATEAINGDKSVDEFRADVLAKMGKPRSIQPVAPELTNNENRDYSVLRAISASLNGDQSGFEREISNDIAKKLGRETSGIFVPTSLRFTPEMFQARAPLNTGTGAEGGHLVATEHMPLIELLRNRMCVKQLGATVLGGLEGNLAFPKQTGSAQLEWVGENPGSDQNDSEASFDMLTMMPKSAMATTAYTRQMLAQGSLDVEMFVRNDLATINALGMDLAAIAGSGTGFEPRGILNTTGIGLVVGGDNGAAPEWTDIVGLETAVAAGNADIGNLGYLTNAKVRGKLKTTEKASNTGQFIWQDGKELGAGMLNGYRSMASNQVPGNLTKGTANAICSAIIFGNWADLMIGEWGVIEIIADPFSKKKQALVEVTSFNLCDIGLRHEESFSAMKDALTS